Proteins found in one Primulina eburnea isolate SZY01 chromosome 16, ASM2296580v1, whole genome shotgun sequence genomic segment:
- the LOC140816493 gene encoding probable isoaspartyl peptidase/L-asparaginase 2 → MGGWAIAVHGGAGVDPNLPLERQEQAKLLLTRCLNLGIFALRSSLRAIDVVELVVRELESDPLFNSGRGSALTEKGTVEMEASIMDGAGRRCGAVSGVTTVKNPISLARLVMEKSPHSYLAFSGAEEFAKQQGVEMLDNDYFITEDNVCMLKLAKEADTIMFDYRIPTIGSESCSAVVDNPPLTMNGLPISIYAPETVGCVVVDFQGRCAAATSTGGLMNKMMGRIGDSPLIGAGTYACELCGVSCTGEGEAIIRGTLARDVAALMEYKELSLQEAEDYVIKKRLDEGKAGLIAVSSGEVACGFNSVGMFRGFATENGFMEVDVW, encoded by the exons ATGGGTGGTTGGGCTATAGCGGTGCACGGCGGCGCTGGTGTCGACCCAAACCTGCCCCTTGAACGTCAGGAACAGGCCAAACTATTGCTCACTCGTTgcctgaatctcggaatcttcgCTCTTCGCTCTTCTCTCCGTGCCATCGATGTCGTCGAACTCGTC GTACGAGAACTGGAAAGCGATCCCCTGTTCAACTCGGGCCGTGGATCTGCGCTGACTGAGAAAGGGACGGTGGAGATGGAAGCCAGCATCATGGATGGGGCTGGGAGGCGATGCGGCGCCGTTTCGGGCGTCACCACAGTGAAGAATCCCATCTCCCTCGCTCGACTTGTGATGGAGAAGTCACCCCATTCCTATCTTGCTTTCTCTGGCGCTGAAGAATTCGCCAAACAACAG GGCGTGGAAATGTTGGACAATGATTATTTTATCACGGAAGACAACGTTTGCATGCTCAAATTGGCAAAAGAAGCCGACACAATCATG TTCGATTACAGGATTCCCACAATTGGGTCGGAATCCTGCAGCGCCGTGGTGGACAATCCACCCCTAACAATGAACGGACTTCCAATCAGCATATACGCCCCCGAGACGGTCGGATGTGTTGTGGTGGATTTTCAAGGACGGTGTGCCGCTGCCACCTCCACCGGTGGACTGATGAACAAAATGATGGGTCGGATAGGTGATTCGCCCTTGATCGGTGCGGGCACCTATGCCTGTGAGCTGTGCGGCGTCTCGTGCACGGGGGAAGGTGAGGCGATCATACGGGGTACCCTGGCTCGTGATGTGGCGGCGCTGATGGAGTACAAGGAGCTTAGCCTCCAGGAGGCGGAGGATTATGTGATAAAGAAGAGGCTGGATGAGGGAAAGGCTGGTCTGATTGCGGTGTCTAGTGGGGAAGTGGCTTGTGGGTTTAATTCGGTGGGGATGTTTAGGGGATTTGCCACTGAGAATGGGTTCATGGAAGTTGATGTTTGGTAG